From a region of the Vicinamibacteria bacterium genome:
- a CDS encoding ATP-binding protein: MMIPRRLMGDVRLALRQFPVVGIVGARQVGKTTLAKEIARSRKNAVYLDLELPSDLAKLAEPELYLRQHSRALVILDEIQRRPDLFPLLRALVDKNRRRRFLILGSATPDLTRQSSESLAGRVQYLELTPFNLAELGEDEGTIQRRWNRGGYPLSYLETDDARSMRWRHAFIQTYLERDLPNLGIRVPATMLRRFWTMLAHSHAQLWNASKIAQSLGVTPPTAQHYLDILQDTFMVRQLPPYHANVKKRLVKSRKIFLRDSGIIHALLDIPAYDALLGHPSAGASWEGFVLEQILTRVPASWQAFFYRTSAGAEIDLVLVPGGRARPLAVEIKLSLAPTPSRGFWSALEDLNPSKSHIVYPGEELYSVAKNVFVLPVSSLARLWKGR; the protein is encoded by the coding sequence ATGATGATTCCCAGACGCCTCATGGGTGACGTCCGGTTGGCTTTGAGGCAGTTCCCGGTCGTCGGCATCGTCGGCGCTCGGCAGGTTGGCAAGACGACGCTCGCCAAGGAGATTGCTCGGAGTCGCAAAAACGCTGTCTATTTGGATCTCGAGCTTCCGTCGGATCTCGCAAAGCTCGCGGAACCCGAGCTCTATCTCCGCCAACACTCGCGCGCCCTCGTCATCTTGGACGAGATCCAGCGCCGTCCTGACTTATTCCCTCTCCTGCGGGCGCTGGTCGACAAGAATCGTAGAAGACGTTTTTTGATTTTGGGGTCCGCAACGCCGGATCTGACTCGGCAGTCCTCTGAGAGTCTCGCCGGCCGCGTTCAGTATCTAGAGCTGACTCCATTCAATCTCGCGGAGCTCGGGGAGGACGAGGGTACCATCCAACGCCGGTGGAACCGGGGCGGCTATCCTCTCAGCTACCTCGAGACCGATGACGCGCGTTCGATGCGGTGGCGACACGCGTTTATTCAGACCTATTTGGAGCGCGATTTACCAAACCTTGGAATCCGCGTTCCGGCCACGATGCTCCGGCGATTCTGGACGATGCTCGCCCACTCGCACGCCCAGCTCTGGAACGCAAGCAAGATAGCGCAGAGTCTCGGTGTCACGCCCCCGACGGCGCAGCACTATCTCGACATACTCCAAGATACGTTCATGGTGCGACAGCTCCCACCTTACCACGCCAACGTAAAGAAGCGTCTCGTGAAGTCGCGCAAGATCTTCTTGCGAGACAGCGGGATTATCCATGCGCTACTGGACATTCCAGCCTACGATGCTCTTCTCGGCCACCCCTCCGCGGGAGCCTCGTGGGAGGGCTTCGTCCTGGAGCAGATACTCACCAGGGTGCCGGCGTCGTGGCAGGCTTTTTTCTATCGCACGAGTGCAGGCGCTGAGATCGACCTCGTGCTCGTTCCCGGCGGCCGGGCGCGACCTCTCGCCGTCGAGATAAAACTGTCGCTCGCGCCTACTCCGAGCCGCGGGTTCTGGTCCGCTCTCGAAGACCTGAACCCCTCGAAGAGCCACATCGTGTATCCGGGCGAGGAGCTCTACTCGGTGGCCAAGAACGTCTTCGTGCTTCCCGTTTCGAGCCTCGCGAGGCTCTGGAAGGGTCGATGA